Proteins from one Ranitomeya variabilis isolate aRanVar5 chromosome 1, aRanVar5.hap1, whole genome shotgun sequence genomic window:
- the FLRT2 gene encoding leucine-rich repeat transmembrane protein FLRT2, which translates to MGLRTVLWPMDWVSILKSWIVFALGLSMQIAVSRSCPTVCRCDRNFVYCNERSLTSVPLGIPEGVTVLYLHNNQINNAGFPAELHNVQSVHTVYLYGNQLDEFPMNLPKNVKVLHLQENNIQTISRVALAQLLKLEELHLDDNSISTVGVEDGAFREAISLKLLFLSKNHLSSVPVGLPFGLQELRLDENRIARISEQAFQNLTSLERLILDGNLLTNKGIADGTFSYLPKLKEFSMVRNSLTSPPTDLQGTYLVKLNLQDNQINYIPVSAFAKLHKLERLDISNNRLQLLVKGVFDNLTNLKQLTARNNPWYCDCSIRWVTEWLKSLPAAINVRAFMCQGPEHFRGMAVRELNVNLLSCPTTTPGLLPVTQPPPTVALTTIPTTVFIPTPTTTPTVPTPTPTPEPTTVPEPEIVVIEKVTPPLRERLLLSITFINDTSVQVSWVSFVSVVSYKLTWVKMGHSLVEGVVHERIVSGEKQHLSLLNLEPKSMYRICLVPLDAFNNYRASEETVCTEATTKASLLKNGSNSPSSHEQTTPSIGSPFLLAGLIGGAVIIVLVVLLSIFCWHMHKKGRYTSQKWKYNRGRRKDDYCEAGTKKDNSILEMTETSFQIVSLNNDQLLKGGFRLQPIYAPNGGITYTDCHIPNNLRYCNNSSVPDLEHCHT; encoded by the coding sequence ATGGGCCTGCGGACAGTACTCTGGCCCATGGACTGGGTGTCGATTTTGAAGTCGTGGATTGTCTTTGCACTTGGGCTTTCCATGCAGATCGCTGTGTCCAGGTCCTGCCCCACCGTGTGCCGCTGTGACCGGAACTTTGTGTACTGTAATGAGCGGAGTTTGACCTCAGTGCCTCTTGGGATTCCGGAGGGTGTAACAGTTCTCTACCTCCACAATAACCAAATTAACAATGCTGGATTCCCCGCAGAACTGCACAACGTCCAGTCAGTGCACACCGTCTATCTGTACGGCAACCAACTGGATGAGTTTCCCATGAACCTTCCCAAGAATGTCAAAGTTCTCCACCTTCAGGAGAACAACATCCAGACTATCTCCAGGGTGGCACTTGCCCAGCTGTTAAAACTGGAAGAGCTGCATCTAGATGACAACTCCATCTCTACAGTTGGGGTGGAGGATGGAGCTTTCCGGGAAGCAATCAGCCTAAAACTGCTCTTCCTCTCCAAGAACCACCTGAGCAGCGTGCCTGTTGGACTTCCATTTGGTCTCCAGGAGTTAAGGTTGGATGAGAACCGCATTGCCCGCATTTCCGAACAAGCCTTCCAAAATCTGACCAGCCTAGAACGGCTCATTCTAGATGGCAATCTCCTTACCAACAAGGGCATTGCCGATGGCACCTTCAGCTACTTACCCAAACTGAAAGAGTTCTCCATGGTACGGAATTCCCTCACCAGTCCTCCCACCGATCTCCAGGGCACCTACTTGGTAAAGTTGAACCTGCAGGACAACCAAATCAACTACATCCCCGTGTCAGCATTTGCCAAACTGCACAAGCTCGAGAGATTGGATATATCCAACAATCGACTCCAATTATTGGTCAAAGGCGTCTTCGATAACTTGACGAATCTGAAACAGTTGACTGCGAGGAACAATCCCTGGTATTGTGACTGCAGTATCCGATGGGTGACCGAATGGCTCAAATCTCTTCCAGCTGCTATTAATGTTCGTGCGTTCATGTGCCAGGGGCCAGAGCATTTCCGGGGGATGGCAGTGAGGGAGCTCAATGTCAATCTCCTCTCTTGCCCAACCACCACTCCCGGATTACTTCCTGTTACTCAACCTCCTCCGACCGTGGCTCTGACCACCATCCCCACAACTGTGTTCATCCCTACGCCCACCACAACACCTACAGTTCCCACACCAACCCCTACACCAGAACCCACTACTGTGCCTGAGCCGGAGATAGTGGTGATCGAGAAGGTTACACCACCTCTCCGAGAACGTCTCCTGCTCTCCATCACTTTTATAAATGACACGAGCGTGCAGGTCAGCTGGGTGTCCTTCGTTAGCGTGGTGTCCTACAAGCTGACGTGGGTGAAAATGGGGCACAGCCTGGTGGAGGGGGTTGTCCATGAGCGCATAGTCAGCGGGGAAAAACAACACTTGAGTTTATTAAATCTAGAACCCAAGTCCATGTACCGGATTTGTCTGGTTCCCTTGGACGCCTTTAATAACTACCGCGCCAGTGAAGAGACTGTCTGCACCGAGGCCACCACCAAAGCTTCCCTGCTCAAAAACGGGAGCAACAGCCCCTCCAGCCACGAGCAGACTACGCCGAGCATAGGCTCACCATTTCTGCTGGCCGGGCTCATTGGGGGGGCAGTCATTATTGTACTTGTAGTCCTCCTCAGCATCTTCTGCTGGCATATGCACAAAAAGGGTCGCTACACATCTCAGAAATGGAAATACAACCGCGGGCGCCGGAAAGATGATTACTGCGAGGCGGGAACCAAGAAGGACAACTCAATCCTGGAGATGACGGAAACCAGCTTCCAGATAGTCTCCTTAAACAATGACCAGCTCCTTAAAGGAGGTTTCAGACTGCAGCCCATTTACGCCCCAAATGGGGGCATCACTTACACAGACTGCCACATCCCCAATAACCTGCGGTACTGCAACAACAGCAGCGTTCCAGATCTGGAGCATTGTCACACGTGA